Part of the Lolium rigidum isolate FL_2022 chromosome 6, APGP_CSIRO_Lrig_0.1, whole genome shotgun sequence genome, GATGGGCTTTCTGATCcgtgttctatccacctcaaggtaTGGAAGCTGTCGGCGTGGTGACCGCGGTGGGGCCCGGACTCACGGGCAGGAAAGTCGGGGATGTCGTGGCGTACGCTGGCTATCCTATAGGTTCTTATGCCGAAGAGCAGATTCTTCCAGCCAATGTCGCTGTTCCTGTTCCACCTTCGATAGATCATAAGACAGCGGCTGCTACCTTGCTCAAGGGGATGACTGTTCAAGTTTTACTTCGCCGAGTATTTAAGGTAAAATTCAGTATTCTTGCATTGGCCTTTAAGGTCAAGTTTCCTGTTGGTTCCATGGTTTTAAATAGCGGGCTACAGGCTATAGCCGCGGCCTCCCAAAacagctatagccgggctatagcctggctatagccggctatttaaggacTTTAGCACCTTTAGCCGGGCTATAGCAGTTAGCCGCATCATGcgggaaaggctatagccgggctatagcctgactatagccggctatttaaaacagaGGTTGGTTCACAGGTTTTTCCTTGATTATGTGAGTAAGTCGCCCATTCATGATTGGCTGCTGCCTGGTGCCTGGCACTCCATAGCCTCTCTGTATGCTCAACTTCCATGCTTCCGTCGGTGCTTGGTAGTTTTGGCACATATGCCATGTGCAGCTTATATATAGTACTTTTtccgttcctagatataaggTGGAGGGGCGGAGCCATAAACAATCCAAGTGTAGTGCTAATACAGGCTTAGCGGTGCTAATTACCTAGCATTTCATGTTTGCAACCTTGAAACGGAGGAATAACTTGTTGTAGTGTAGCTGATCGGCCGGTGCTACAGCTCTGGTAGCACCAGGTGCAGCTCCGCCACtgataaggtgtatagttttttgagaaaaatctccAAAATATAAGGTATATTGCGTTCGACAACTTGTGTGTAtatatttttagaattttcttgTGTTTCCATATCTTTTGAAAACACCTCTATTTTATCATGTCAATTGTCCATGATCAATCATGCCAAAACCTTGTGTAATTTTCTCTCCACATGCGTtttttaatttccgtgccaaaaattaTGCACCTTGATAtatcaaggaacggagggagtatatctgtACATGCAATTTCATCCCCATCTTAACATATGTATATATAATATACTAGATATGCTCAGGTCTTAACACTACTTGATGATTTACCTGACAGGGAGCTTGATTACATTTTGGTTACCACGCAGGTTGAGGCTGGCCATACTGTTCTGGTCCACGCTGCAGCTGGTGGGGTTGGTTCACTTCTTTGCCAATGGGCGAATGCCCTTGGTACCACTGTCATTGGAACTGTTTCAAATGAAGAGAAAGCTTCACAAGCAACTGAAGATGGATGTCACCATGTGATCATCTACACCAAGCAAGATGTCGTGACAAGAATCAAGGAGATCACAGATGGAAAAGGTGTAAATGTGGTCTATGATTCTGTTGGAAAGGATACATACAAGGTAACGTTGCTTTAGTATGTTTGTTTCTGTGTGATCCTGCTATGATGAATGGCTGAAACCCAATCTGTTTGTCTATATATGCAGGCCTCTCTGGAATCCTTGGCTCCCCATGGTCATCTGGTGTCGTTCGGGCAGTCTTCGGGATTGCTTGACCCCATCTCGATGACCGACCTGGTTCCCAAGTCACTGTTTTTGACGAGGCCTAACATGCTGGACTATGTTGGCACCCGCGACGAGCTGCTCCAGGTGGCCGGCGAGGTGTTTGCCAACGTGCTCAGTGGGGTGCTGCGCATCCGTGTAAACCACACCTACCCGCTGTCTGAAGCGGCCCACGCCCACGCCGACCTCGAGGCCAGGAAGACCTCCGGTTCCATATTGCTCATCCCGGACAACTAAACAAACACCTTTTCTTTTACTTCCAGTGAGATAGGGTATATGAATAAATAGGGAATGCTCTGTGTGCTCTCTGCTTGTCTGGTAATTTGTTAGGAGTGTTGGTAGTTGAACCCTCAAGCCTATGTCTATTTTGGAGGCTCAAAAAACAACTCTCAGTATCCCGACACCGTAAAAAGAATCCCAAAATAGCATATTCCTTTATATTCTCACAACCagttttttttgctttcttcttcctcccgcCCGGCCACGCCCGCGCCGCGGCCGCCCCAGTCCCTGCCCGGCCACGCACCGCCCC contains:
- the LOC124662167 gene encoding quinone oxidoreductase-like, translating into MVKAIRIHELGGPEAMRWEEVEVGMPKEGEIRIKNTAIGVNFIDVYYRTGFYSAPLPFTPGMEAVGVVTAVGPGLTGRKVGDVVAYAGYPIGSYAEEQILPANVAVPVPPSIDHKTAAATLLKGMTVQVLLRRVFKVEAGHTVLVHAAAGGVGSLLCQWANALGTTVIGTVSNEEKASQATEDGCHHVIIYTKQDVVTRIKEITDGKGVNVVYDSVGKDTYKASLESLAPHGHLVSFGQSSGLLDPISMTDLVPKSLFLTRPNMLDYVGTRDELLQVAGEVFANVLSGVLRIRVNHTYPLSEAAHAHADLEARKTSGVLFFLLSSSSRPATPAPRPPQSLPGHAPPPPAPGYARSRPLRPPPLLPDNAAQAPRTAAGHTRTPPGHGPTRPRPRPPAPRFGPARSCPPAARPPRPAAARARQRLARQHPAAARAK